TGAATATGTATTACAAAATTCTTAGCCAGTATTATTAAGTCTACTAAATCCAGTCTGGGTCGATGAAAAAACTTTCAATTTTCAACTCTCAACTTTCAACTTTTATAAAGAAAGAATTCTTTCATGTATTCAGAGATCGACGAACATTGTTAATCATGTTCGGACTTCCTGTTGTACAAATTATTCTCTTTGGTTTTGCCTTAACCAATGAAGTGAAGAACATTGAAATTATTATTTTAGATAACGCCAAAGACATTAATTCACAACAGATTACAAACAAAATTAAGACTTCTTCTTACTTTCAGGTTCAGGCATCGGTTTTGAATTTTAAGGATATTGAAAAAACTTTTAAGAAAGGAAATATTAAATGTGCACTTATTTTTCCAGCGCACTTCGGAGAAGATCTTTTGCATATTGGAAAAAGTCAGGTACAAATAATTACCGATGGATCCGATCCTAATATCGCAAAAACGGTCGTGAATTACCTGACTGCAATAATCATGGATTATCAGCAGCAGATTGCTCCTTCGCCTGCTTTATCGTACCGGATCATTCCAGAAACCCGCATGCTTTACAATGAAGAAGGAAACGGCTCGCTGAACTTTATTCCTGGTGTAATGGCGCTTGTTTTAATGATTGTCTGTACCACGCTGACTTCCGTTGCCGTGGTGAAGGAAAAGGAACTTGGCACCATGGAAGTTTTGCTGGTTTCGCCTTTCAAACCAGTTTTCGTACTGATTGCTAAGGCTGTACCGTATCTGCTTTTATCAATGATCAATGTGATTTTGATTTTACTGCTGGCCGTTTATTTACTGGACGTTCAGATCCAAGGCAGCGTTTTTCTCCTGTTTTTTGAGAGCATACTTTTTATCATTACCTGTCTTTCATTGGGCTTGATGATCTCCAATATTACCAATTCCCAGCAAACGGCAATGCTGCTTTCTATGATGGGCATGATGCTTCCAACACTGATATTTACAGGTTTTCTTTTTCCACTTGAAAATATGCCGTTACCGTTTCAAATTATTTCACATATCGTTCCGGCTCGTTGGTATTTTATTATTGTAAAAGCTGTGATGTTAAAAGGACTTGGATTTCAGTACGTATGGAAAGAGACGCTGATACTAACCGGAATGACTCTCCTTTTACTGGGTGTTGCTTTGAAAAATTTTAAAATCAGACTACAATGAAAGTGCTCGGTTTCCTGTTACAGAAAGAATTCCGGCAAATCCGGCGCGATACCACAATCCTTCGCATCATGTTTATGCTCCCGATTATCCAGTTAGTAATATTTCCGCTGGCAATTGATTTTGATGTGAAGAGTATCAATATTTCAATTGTTGATCAGGATCATAGCACGTATTCACAAAAACTTATTTCAAAAATTGCTTCCTCCGGATATTTCAAAGTGGTCAGCGCTGAAACTTCTTTCAAAAAATCATTAACCTATATCGAAAAAGGACAAGCAGATCTTATCATGGAAATTCCTGCCGGTTTTGAGCGCAATCTCGTACGCGAGGGTGTGCAAAAAATTGGAATTTCGGTAGATGCGATCAATGGTACAAAAGCAGGAATCGGCGGACAATATCTGAATTCCATTATCACCGATTTTAACGTGAATATTGACATGAACCTGCGTGGAGCAGTTGCACCTGAGCAGTCGGGAGCAATCGATATTACATATACAAACTGGTTTAATCCCAGAGCTGAGTATAAATATAATGTCGTTCCTGCGATTCTGGTTTTACTACTGACAATGATCGGTGGATTTGTCACTGCTTTGAATATTGTTAAGGAAAAAGAAGTCGGAACCATTGAGCAGATTAACGTAACACCGATCAAAAAATGGGAATTCATTCTGGGTAAACTGATTCCATTCTGGGTAATCGGAATGATCGTTTTTACGCTTGGACTGACGATCAGCTGGCTTGTATATGGGATCGTTCCGCGCGGAAGTTTTCTTACTCTTTATTCCTTTGCCGCAGTGTACCTTGTTGCACTGCTTGGGTTTGGCCTTTTAATTTCCACATATAGTGACAATCAGGTCCAGGCAATGTTTGTCGCCTTTTTCTTCATCATGATTTTCATTTTAATGAGTGGTTTTTTCACCTCCACCGACGGGATGCCGGGTTGGGCAAAGGTGATTTCTAACATGACACCAGTGGCGCATTTTGTCAAAACAGACCGGATGATTATTCTGAAAGGAAGTGGTTTTAATGATGTAAAAATGGAGTTTTTCTATCTGGTAGGCTTTGCCGCTATACTAAACGGATGGGCAATCCGGAACTACAAAAAAACAAATTAATTAAGCCCGATTTGTATTTTAAACTACCTCGTTAAAATCAAATCGTTTTTAATGATAATTTTCTTTTGCTCAATTTAGTCTTAAAACATTTTGAATAAAGGTCTGGTATCCTGCAAGATTTACTACAAAATTAAAAAACAATTAAACATTTTGACAAAATTTGACATTATGTCTATTGTTATTAATTTTACATCGAGTCTAAATTTCCTTGCTAAATGATCGTTCGAAATCCAGCCAAAGATGAAGTTATCCAGCAGCAGATACTTCTGGCAGCCAAGCAGCTTTTTCAGAAATATGGCCTGCGAAAGGTTACTATGGATGATGTGGCCAAAGCTATTGGTAAAGGAAGAAGTTCACTTTATTATTACTACAAAAGCAAGGAAGAGATATTTGATGCCGTTGTTGATGCCGAAATTATAGATATGCAAATGAGTATTTCACAAGCAATTGACAAAGAAACAACTGCCGAAAAAAAGCTCTACGCATTTTTTATGACCAAACTGACGGTCGCCCAAAGCAAAAGATCATTTTTCAGCACAATTGATGAAGGTATGGACGCTGCCGAACTTTCTGATTACAACAAAGCAAAACAAGCCATTCGCAGACGGATCATGGAAAAGGAAACGGCTGTAATAAGTCGGATATTAAAGGAAGGAATTGAAAATCAAGAACTTAGAAGCATGGACCAGACAGAGCAAGAGTCAGTACAGTTTGTGCTGCTGGCAGCAATCCATGGACTTAAACGTGAAATTTTAATGGAAAATGATTTTAGCCGGATTGATTCCTCTATGCAAACATTAACCACCTTGATCATACAAGGATTAAAGAAGTAAAAAAATTTGATCAATTTTCGACAAAATGACTAATAATGTCGAATAGTAAATAATTATATGAAAACAGATCGTTTAACCAGCACCTTCCGCGCTTTCGAAAACCGCAATTATATGTTGTTTTTCTGCGGACAATCTGTTTCGCAGATTGGCACCTGGATGCAGCGGACCGCCGTTACCTGGGTGATTTATTCCATGACCCATTCAGCTTTTATGCTTGGACTGGCTGTATTTGCCCAGCAATTTCCTTCCTTTTTATTGTCCCTTTTCGGCGGGATTGTATCCGACCGTTACAGCCGGTATAAAATATTGCTGGTTACTCAGACAGCCTCTATGATTCAGGCTATTATGCTGGCTGTTTTAATCCTGAACAACCATTATGTGATCTGGGAAATATTGACATTAAGTGTTGTACTGGGCATCATTAATGCATTTGACGTGCCAGCCAGACAGCCCATGGTACACGAAATGATTAACAACAAGGAAGATTTGCCTAACGCGTTAGCACTCAACTCAGCCATGGTCAATATAGCCAGGCTTATCGGACCGGCTTTATCCGGAATTGTACTTAATGAATTCGGCGCGGGCATATGTTTTTCTGTAAATGCGTTCAGCTTTGTGGCTGTGATCACCTCATTATTACTGATGAAACTACCTGATTTTCAACCTCCGCTGGTAAAAAAAGAAGTGATCACCGAGCTTTTAGAAGGATTTACTTATCTAAAAAATACACCGTTAATCGGCCTTGTCATGCTCATGCTTCTGGTTTTGAGCTTGCTTGTTTTGCCGTATGATACAATGATGCCGTTTTTTGCCAAAATTGTCTATAACGGTGATGCTGCTACGTACGGCTATATCAGCAGTTTTGTAGGTCTGGGTGCTATAATGGGCAGTTTATTTATGGCTTCGATAAAGGAAGTAAGTCGCTTAAAATCAGTTCTCCTGATTAGTGTTTCCATTTTGGGTGTTGGTTTGATCGTTTTTTCACGCGTTGAATATTTACCTGCCGCAATACCGTTTGCCGTTGTTATAGGATTTGTATCGCTTTCTCCCATGACGGCTGGCATTACCCTTATTCAAATGGAATCTGCTCCCGAAATGCGTGGACGTGTAATGAGCTACGTTGCGATGGCTTATTTTGGGATGCTGCCTTTGGGAAGTTTACTAGTCGGTACGGTATCTCAAAAAATATCCGCTCCGCTGACCATGTTTTGCCAGGGAATACTTGCACTCATTATCGCTCTTATATTTTCCAAATTCTTATTAAAACCTTCCGAAAAAAACAATAAGAAAAGCAGAGAAAAATCAATTCAGTCTAACTAGTTACATTTTCATCTAAAACACTCCAATTTATGGCTTGGTATCAATATTTCAGCGGTTTTTGGGCTGGTCTGTTTCTGGCAAATTTTGTCCCGCATTTTGTAAAAGGAATAACCGGAGACGCTTTTCCAACGCCATTTTCAAATCCGCCGGGCAAGGGTTTATCCTCACCTGTAATCAATATTCTCTGGGCATTTATGAATCTGATTGTAGCATTGTTTCTTATCAGATTTGGCAAAATTTCAATGGGTGATAATTTATCTGCAATTCTTTTTTTTGCAGGTTTTGCGCTGATAAGTATTTTTTGTTCAATTCATTTTGTCAACAAAGACAAAGTTTAAATTCTCCAAATTCTTGATTATACATGGAAAGCAAAACAAAAAATACAGCACTTTTAGTCCTGGATTTACAAATGGGAACACTGGCAAGGCTGGCGGAAAAAGAGAAGCTAATCGCCAATGTGGCCGCTGCAATTGCCAGAGCCCGTAGTCAGGAAATTCCTGTCATTTACGTGGTACTGGGTTTCAGAAACGGATTGCCTGAAATCAGTTCCAATAATAAAGGTTTTAATGCTTCCAGACAGGTTTTATCACAAGCTAACATGGATGAGTTTGTAGAAATTCACCCGGACATAGCGCCGCTTCCTGGCGACATTACCGTCATTAAACGTCGTATAAGCGCATTTACAGGCAGTGATCTGGAAGTAATTTTAAGGGCAAAACGAATCGAACATTTAATTTTGACTGGAATTTCCACAAGCGGCGTTGTACTATCCACGCTGCGTGAAGCCACCGATAAAGATTATCAGCTAACAGTGCTCTCTGACTGCTGTGCGGATCGCGACGAAGAAGTTCACCGTATTATGACTACCAAAATTTTCCCCGGACAAGCAGAAGTGCTTACTGTTGCAGCGTGGGATTTATTGTTGAGGGATGAACTTGATATTAAGTAGGGCTTAAACACCCGAAGCTGCTCCAATCGCATTATGAATTTGTAAGGTTTTTGTTATCTATCAAATAAAACTAACACCCACAACATTTGTATTTTTCCCAGTATTCAACAAAATACTTCCCAAACAAATAGTGTCTTTCCTAAGATTATGGGTAGTAATAATAGGTTGCATGAAAAGCCAATATTACAAATGAACTCCAACCAGGTGTTATGAAAGCATTATCTGTATATTTAATTATTCTATTATCGCTATTTCCCTCCTTCCTATTTTCTCAGGTTCAGATTCGTCCGCTGCCAGAAGCGGGTTTTGAAGTCCGGATAAAGAATTTTGTAGATAATATTGAGCTGGTCGATACGCATGAACATTTGATGCAGGAATTTGTCAGCACCCAAAAGTCCGCACCAGATTTTATGTTTTTGCTTGCACTTTATGCGGATGATGATATCAAATCGGCGGGTATGGGAAAGCCTGAATTTGCGGAACTGCTTACCAGCAAATACACGGTAATGGAGAAATGGAATCTGGTGAAACCGTTTTGGGAGATGTCAAAAAATACAGCTTATAACCGGACTGTTTTGCTCACTATCGATAAACTTTTTGGCATCAGAGATCTTAATGACGACACAGTCTTGTTGCTGTCTGAAAAACTCAAAAATTCATACAATGGCAAATGGTATGACTATATACTAAAAGAACGGGCAAAAATAAAGTATGTGATTCAGGACGTCGGTACTGAGCGCTCTAATGATCCTATGTTTCGTTATGTGGAGAAATTTGATGACTTCATCCGAATCCATTCAAAAAATGAAGTTTTAACTTTGGGAAGCCGCCACGATACACAAATATCGACTCTTGATTCTTACGTTGAAGTATTAAACAGATCTTTTCAGGACGCAATCGGAAGAGGCATTATCGGCGTAAAATCTGCCCTGGCTTATCACAGAATATTAAAATATGACAATGTTTCCAAGGCTGTTGCCGACAGTGTTTTTGCAAAATTGATGAAGAGCAAAAACGGTAAAGTTTTCGCATTCGAGGAAGTAAAACCTTTCCAGGATTACATCATGCATCAGATTATCCAGCTTGCTGGAAAGTATGATATTCCTTTCCAGTTTCATACCGGATTGCAGTCAGGTGATGGAAATATCATCGATAATGCCAATCCTTCTCATATGGCCAATTTATTTTTAGAATATCGAAATGTAAAATTTGTTTTGTTTCACGGAGGCTTTCCTTTCGGCGGAATTTTATCAACTCAGGCAAAAAGTTTCAGAAACGTATACATTGATATGTGCTGGTCAGCGGTTATTTCACCTTCATATAGTGAACGTTATCTGCACGAGTGGATTGAAACAGTCCCGGCAAACAAAATCATGGCATTTGGTGGCGACTACGACAATGTTGAAAACGCTTACGGACATTCTCTGATAGCAAGATCCGTAGTATCAAATGTACTAACAGAAAAGGTTAGAACCGGTTATCTTTCAGAAAATGAAGCCATTGACATAGCCAGACGCATACTTCATGATAATGCGATAAATCTGTTTAAAATTAAATAAAACTACATCTTTACAATTTTTGAGAATTCTGTTTCAGGAGTTTGAAACAGAATTCTTTTTTAATGACTGCATAAATTGAAGCGGTGATTTTCCGTATTCCTTTTTAAACGCTCTCGAAAAATTCGAACTGCTTTGCATTCCAACGCGGTCCACCACTTTATTCATAGCAATGTCCTCATGCGTCATAATCTGGATAGCTTTTTTAAGACGGATTGTCCTGATAAATTCTCCAACCGACTGATCGGTAATACTTTTTATTTTCTGATAAAGTTTTGTTCTGCTGATATACAGATGTTTGCATAGAAATTCCACATCAAGATCAGGCTCCTGAATATTGGCTTCAATAAGCGCCAGCAACGATTGGAAAAATTCCTTATCTTTTTCTGAATGTACAAGTTCTGTTGCTTCCGACAGATAATTTTTTGTATATCTTAATTTTAATTTTTCACTTCTTTCAAAGATATTATGAACTGTCAGCAGCAAAAGATCCACACTCAAAGGTTTGGCAAAATAATAATCCGCACCAGATTCCAATCCTTCAATTTTTGTGGCGAGCGCGTCCTTTGCAGATAAAATGACAAAAGGAATATGGCTGGTTTCAAACTGTTCTTTCACGAGTTTGCAGAGCTCGATACCACTCATGCCCGGCATCATTACATCACTGATAATCAGATCCGGCACTTTTTCTGACGCAATTTCAAGCGCAGACTTTCCGTCTTCGGCCTCATGGATGTAATAATATTTCTCAAAAGTCTGCCTCAAAAATAATCGAAGCTCAGCATTATCGTCAACCAGTAAAATGTGTTTATGAACCGCCTGTGCATCCGGTGCAATATCTGTTTCAAGATCTGAAAGCGGAGCTAAAATTGAATTATCAACCGGTTCCATCCTTACCTCCGGATCATTGCCAAAGGACGCCCGTTCCGATTCACTGTAATTCTCTTCGCCAAGCGGAATTCCGATAATGATTTCTGTTCCTTTGAAGGGCTCACTGTAAACGTAAATATCACCTTTATGAAGCTGAGTAAGACTTTTCACCAACGCGAGCCCCACACCCGACCCAAGCTGCTCTCTGCCAATGCGGTAATACCGGTCAAAAATCCGTGTAATTGCATCGCTGGAAATTCCAATACCTGTGTCGGATACACAAAAGTAAAGATACTTCGACGCTCTGTGATTCTCATTCAGCAGCTGAAATCCGACTTCGAAAGATGGTTTAAACTTATCGATATCAGAAAATATTTCAAAGGAAATATTTCCGCCGGCCTGTGTATATTTGATCGCGTTATTGAGAAGATTTAATAGAATTTTTTCGAGCACCTGAACATCAAACAAACCGGTATGCGGCCAGTATACATTCTTTTCAGTATGGTCCTTCATTTTCAAACTGATATTCTTACTCGCCGCCAGATTCTGAAAATCAGATACGAGCCCAACGCAGAATTTGCTGATGTTCAGCGGATGTACCTGCAATTTGATCAGGCTATCCGAAATCTTTTTAAAATTCATCAGCTCACTGATCAGGTTGATCATCCTTCTGGCATTTCTCAGAATCAGCTGATAAGAATTGTCAATGGAAGCATTTGTATTCTGGCTGATCAGACTTTCAAGCGGACCCAAAATCAGTGTTAAAGGCGTCCGGAATTCATGAGAAATATTTGTAAAAAAGGTAAGCTGCTGCTGATAAAGTTCCTCGCGCTGCAAGTGCATTTCCTCTCTCTTTTTTTCATTGATAGCCCTTACTTCAATCTCCCTTTTTAAACGGTACCAACGAGCCTGGTAAATATAAATCCCGGAAAGAGCAGAAATAAACAGCAGCAAATATACCATTTTAGCAGCCTCCGATTTCCACCAAGGCGGTGTGACTACGATTTCAGTTTCTGCCTGGCTCTTACTCCACAGCCCGTCATTGTTAGTTGCTTCTACAATAAATTTATAATGGCTGTAATCCAGGTTACTGTATGCTGCCGAAGGATTTTTTCCATCTGTATATTTCCAATCCTTATCATATCCGACCAGCTGATACCGATAGCTGCATTTTAAAGGATTTGCAAAATGCATGGCAGAAAAAGAAATGACAAAATTATTTTGTAAATAACTCAATTTCAGTTTCTTACCATAACCTATTGCATTAGAGATGGTTTGATCAGAAGATTCAGCACTACTATACTCCGGGGTTTTATTATTAATGATAATATTGGTAAGAACCGGCCTGGCTTCTATCCTGTTTGCCTTGATTTCGTCCGGATAGAAATAATTCAGACCATTGATCCCACCAAAATAAAGTCTGCCATGTGGTCCTTTATGCGAAGCACGTATCTTAAAACTGTTGCCTTGCAAACCATCATTTTTATCATAACGGATCAGCTTTCCGGTTAACGGATCTAAACATTGAAGTCCGTTTCCACCCATCCATAAATTCCCTTTCTCATCCATTTCGATGGTTTCCACATCATTAAACACACCATAGTTTTCCGCAAAAACCTTTACTGAAAAATCATTGGTCCTGGTTTGTAAAGCCAGTCGGTTCAATCCTCCTCCTATCGTCCCTACCCAAAATACGCTATCATTTTGCTTGCGTATCTGCGCAGGATAATCTGAGCTAAGCGCGTTTGGTTTTGAAGACGCTTTGAAATAAAACGTATCAATTATGTTTCCTTCCGCATCGACCATAATTCGTTTCAGACCGTGCCGGGTAGCAACAAACAATTGAGGTTTCTTTTTATCGGCCAAAATATAATGCCCTTCCGCATAATATTTGACATGAAACTCATTAGACCGATCTTTCCAGATGACACCTGAATTATCCAGATTTCCAAACCAGATATTACCATAATAATCCTGCTCCAATGTATTGATGACAAATTTTGGAAACTTTTCATAACCTGACGGCCTCCATAATGTCTTCCGGTCAGGTAGTAAAATTTCTATTCCTTTTGAACTGCCAATCCATAAATTCCCATCTTTGTCAAGTATCAATCCGTCGACTACATCATCTTTTAATCTTGTAGTTCCGGAGGAGGTACTGTAATGTGTAAACCTTTTTGTATTAAGGTTATAACGGTTTAAGCCATTAACGTTCGTTGTAATCCACAAATTTTCACCCTCTTCAACAATCGAACGTATATAATTACCGGACAATGAGTTAGCATCCCCCGGGTTATGTTGAAGTGTATAAAATAATTTCTGATTCAGATCGCAATAGTTAATTCCTCCGCCTGAGGTGCAAACCCACAGACATTCAGATCTGTCGACAAAAGCCTTGCCAAGAACATTCGAATTAAGGCTAAGCTGTGAGCTCTTGTTGTTGACCGTCTGGATATGATTAAGATCACGATCCAGCCGAATCAGGTCTGATCCTGTATTGAGCCAGTATTCGGGCTTTTTGCCCCCTGCAATGCCTGTTATTTCTTTTTCGTTTTTGCTGGTAAACTGCTTTTTTATAAAATAATTGGTCTGTGATGAAGTGGCAGAGGAACTCTGTTTTTCAGTTAGAAAAACAGAGTTTCCGGACGTGACCAGTAGATTATTGTTATTATCAAAAAACAGATGACTCAGTTCAGTTCCCGGCAAGCCCGACACCATAATTTTGACAAAGCGGTTATTTTTATCCAGAGTCCAGATTCCCTCATTACTTGAAAAATAGACCTCACCTTTCCGATCGGTAATCATATCAGTAAAACGGACAGCAAACGGAGGGTTCAGTTTTTTCTCTTCAAGAAATTTCCCTTTTACCGCATACAAAGTGACATTGAAATCAGCAAAACCATAAATCAGGTTTTCCTTCGATTTTACAACTTTCCAAAATGCCGGACTTACCTTGCTTCCTTTGATAGTAAAGTCAGTATATTTTTCAATTTTTGGATCAAAACATTGCAGTCCGTCTTCCGTGACAAGCCATATAATACCGTTTTCATCCGGAAAAAGATGGATGATTCGATTTTTAAAAGCATTGCTAAGCGGTATATTCTTGTTATAATAATTTTTAACAGAATACCCATCATACCGATCCAGGCCAAAATTGGTGGCAACCCATATATAACCGTAACAATCCTGCGCCACATAATTGGCATCGGTATGTGATAATCCCTCGTCAACCGTCAGATAATTAAATTTATATGGAAATGACTGTGAAAAAGATGATTCGGGAACCACGCAACTCAATAAAATAGAGATTATGAGTGATATTAAACGATCCCCCTTCCTCATAATCCACAGCTCAATGATGCTCATTTGTCGGTACTAGTCAGTATATAATTACAAAGCCGTTTAAAATGGATTTCTATTCGGCAAAAACAGTTTAATATAATTATTTCCTCTATCCATTATATTCTAACAACAAAAATGTCTTATACAAAAGTGCGCTTGTAGTTCGCGTCTCTAAAAAGAACGATCTGTCAAAAAATATGTATGATTTAACAACTCCTTCGCCTCTTAAAAGCAGTTATTTGCATATGTACAATATGTCTTTTTAAACAGTAATTCATTTTAAAATACCATTTGGAAAAACGCTCATTTTTTGAACTACAGATTGAAAAAAGTTCGAAAAAAAAGGTGTTGGCAATAATGTTAAAAGCTATTCCTAAACCTAAAATGCCCCATGTACGATTAGGCGGCACCAAATTTACAATCAGCATACTTCCTCTGGCTCTTCCTTAACGAAAGTCAGAGGAATTAAGAGATTAGCAAAATCCGACCTTAGTTCTTGTCAAAACCCAGATCATGCTCAACAGATTAGAAAGTCAGATTCCATTTCACGTCAGATCCTCTTTCCTCAAAAATCCGGAATCAGGTTTGGGAATGCTTTTTAAACAATTTTATAATCCCTATTGCAGGTATGCCACGCAGATCGTGAATTCAACTTTTGTTGCAGAGGAGCTGGTTAAAAACGTTTTTTTTCAATATTACAGGACAAAAGCCTTTAACAGACTGCATGTTGATTTTCTGGATTATTTGCTAAAATCCGTAAAAAATGAATGTTATACTTATTTGAATCTGCAAACCGGCAAACACGCTGCCTTTGTAAATTCCATTGATAGTCCGACTATCAGTTTCGTCTCACAACTGGGCAGTACCGACCACTATACCAATTTATTAAGCAGACTATCAGAGACGATACAACAACTTTCGGCTCAAAACCAGCAGATATTTTCGCTGAGCTGGTACGACAATAAGAATTATCTGGAAATCGGCCAAAAACTTAATATTTCTCCCAAATCAGCCGAAATTCAATTGCTGAACATTATCAAAAGATTAACCAGCACACCTATTGCTGTAAAATCTTCGGCCGACAAAAAAAGTCCTTCTGTTGTTCCTGACGTTAACCTGGAAGAAAGAATCATTGATAAAGGTTACAGGGCAAGGATCAGATATATCAAAAACTCAAAATTTGAAAAAATCTTTTATTTCAATGAAAATTCACGCCTGATAAAACCGAAACAAATTGTGTTATCGAT
The nucleotide sequence above comes from Dyadobacter subterraneus. Encoded proteins:
- a CDS encoding ABC transporter permease gives rise to the protein MKKLSIFNSQLSTFIKKEFFHVFRDRRTLLIMFGLPVVQIILFGFALTNEVKNIEIIILDNAKDINSQQITNKIKTSSYFQVQASVLNFKDIEKTFKKGNIKCALIFPAHFGEDLLHIGKSQVQIITDGSDPNIAKTVVNYLTAIIMDYQQQIAPSPALSYRIIPETRMLYNEEGNGSLNFIPGVMALVLMIVCTTLTSVAVVKEKELGTMEVLLVSPFKPVFVLIAKAVPYLLLSMINVILILLLAVYLLDVQIQGSVFLLFFESILFIITCLSLGLMISNITNSQQTAMLLSMMGMMLPTLIFTGFLFPLENMPLPFQIISHIVPARWYFIIVKAVMLKGLGFQYVWKETLILTGMTLLLLGVALKNFKIRLQ
- a CDS encoding amidohydrolase family protein codes for the protein MKALSVYLIILLSLFPSFLFSQVQIRPLPEAGFEVRIKNFVDNIELVDTHEHLMQEFVSTQKSAPDFMFLLALYADDDIKSAGMGKPEFAELLTSKYTVMEKWNLVKPFWEMSKNTAYNRTVLLTIDKLFGIRDLNDDTVLLLSEKLKNSYNGKWYDYILKERAKIKYVIQDVGTERSNDPMFRYVEKFDDFIRIHSKNEVLTLGSRHDTQISTLDSYVEVLNRSFQDAIGRGIIGVKSALAYHRILKYDNVSKAVADSVFAKLMKSKNGKVFAFEEVKPFQDYIMHQIIQLAGKYDIPFQFHTGLQSGDGNIIDNANPSHMANLFLEYRNVKFVLFHGGFPFGGILSTQAKSFRNVYIDMCWSAVISPSYSERYLHEWIETVPANKIMAFGGDYDNVENAYGHSLIARSVVSNVLTEKVRTGYLSENEAIDIARRILHDNAINLFKIK
- a CDS encoding ABC transporter permease → MKVLGFLLQKEFRQIRRDTTILRIMFMLPIIQLVIFPLAIDFDVKSINISIVDQDHSTYSQKLISKIASSGYFKVVSAETSFKKSLTYIEKGQADLIMEIPAGFERNLVREGVQKIGISVDAINGTKAGIGGQYLNSIITDFNVNIDMNLRGAVAPEQSGAIDITYTNWFNPRAEYKYNVVPAILVLLLTMIGGFVTALNIVKEKEVGTIEQINVTPIKKWEFILGKLIPFWVIGMIVFTLGLTISWLVYGIVPRGSFLTLYSFAAVYLVALLGFGLLISTYSDNQVQAMFVAFFFIMIFILMSGFFTSTDGMPGWAKVISNMTPVAHFVKTDRMIILKGSGFNDVKMEFFYLVGFAAILNGWAIRNYKKTN
- a CDS encoding TetR/AcrR family transcriptional regulator, which codes for MIVRNPAKDEVIQQQILLAAKQLFQKYGLRKVTMDDVAKAIGKGRSSLYYYYKSKEEIFDAVVDAEIIDMQMSISQAIDKETTAEKKLYAFFMTKLTVAQSKRSFFSTIDEGMDAAELSDYNKAKQAIRRRIMEKETAVISRILKEGIENQELRSMDQTEQESVQFVLLAAIHGLKREILMENDFSRIDSSMQTLTTLIIQGLKK
- a CDS encoding MFS transporter; translated protein: MKTDRLTSTFRAFENRNYMLFFCGQSVSQIGTWMQRTAVTWVIYSMTHSAFMLGLAVFAQQFPSFLLSLFGGIVSDRYSRYKILLVTQTASMIQAIMLAVLILNNHYVIWEILTLSVVLGIINAFDVPARQPMVHEMINNKEDLPNALALNSAMVNIARLIGPALSGIVLNEFGAGICFSVNAFSFVAVITSLLLMKLPDFQPPLVKKEVITELLEGFTYLKNTPLIGLVMLMLLVLSLLVLPYDTMMPFFAKIVYNGDAATYGYISSFVGLGAIMGSLFMASIKEVSRLKSVLLISVSILGVGLIVFSRVEYLPAAIPFAVVIGFVSLSPMTAGITLIQMESAPEMRGRVMSYVAMAYFGMLPLGSLLVGTVSQKISAPLTMFCQGILALIIALIFSKFLLKPSEKNNKKSREKSIQSN
- a CDS encoding isochorismatase family cysteine hydrolase, with the protein product MESKTKNTALLVLDLQMGTLARLAEKEKLIANVAAAIARARSQEIPVIYVVLGFRNGLPEISSNNKGFNASRQVLSQANMDEFVEIHPDIAPLPGDITVIKRRISAFTGSDLEVILRAKRIEHLILTGISTSGVVLSTLREATDKDYQLTVLSDCCADRDEEVHRIMTTKIFPGQAEVLTVAAWDLLLRDELDIK